CTGTTATTCAAATTTCATTGACGCCAATCCAGACAGAACCTAACTCCGCGCCTGAGTTGTTGCTTTTCTGTTTTCCAGATAAGTGTAGAAAAAGCCACTGAAGGTATAAAGCATGAGCGGCAAAAAAAGCCACTCCAGAGCAAAGTAACAGAACACCGCGATGACCAGAATCGAAAGCAGAATTCCGGCGGGTTTTTTTAAAAAAGGTACCGCCTTCAAATCGGGATAGCGGATGCGGCTCACCATTAAAAAAGCCAGCAAAAGGGTGAAAGCCGCCATACCCCAGGCTGTCAACAATTGCCAATGCAGTGCTGTTGCCGCCAGGATGCCACCCGCACCGGTGATTGGCATACCGGTAAACCCTTTGCCCGGTATACTGAGATTGGTGTTAAAACGAGCCAACCGCAATGCCCCGCAGACTGCAAAAG
Above is a window of Negativicutes bacterium DNA encoding:
- the pssA gene encoding CDP-diacylglycerol--serine O-phosphatidyltransferase, yielding MKLGFWLANACTAMNLVCGLISLELAVEGQYSLAVLAVLGSMIFDALDGKVARVFSAGGSDFGKELDSLCDVVSFGVAPAFLLYRMLLQQMGLVGMLVGITFAVCGALRLARFNTNLSIPGKGFTGMPITGAGGILAATALHWQLLTAWGMAAFTLLLAFLMVSRIRYPDLKAVPFLKKPAGILLSILVIAVFCYFALEWLFLPLMLYTFSGFFYTYLENRKATTQARS